The Alphaproteobacteria bacterium GM7ARS4 genome includes a region encoding these proteins:
- a CDS encoding site-specific DNA-methyltransferase has product MRSPHDTPRSLGREAKIIVCSCHLSYNHPIHPIHPINLIGKQLFGDDVPQRKDKTMPVKDHGMTAVAKHKTQEGVYEGPGYRFYHQSALTMAHCADDSIALTITSPPYWNAIDYDVHTSRGADAWHRNRTYARFGQSLDDYMENIDAVFRRVLRITIKGGFCAIVVGTILHKGKHFPIPMHITQRMMESGWEFHQDIIWNKVTGGVKRAGCFIQKPNFGYYYPNIMTEYILIFRKAGAPRRGAKKALDIDTLFTRDIANNIWHIAPIPPKTIPHPCPYPQEIVRRLLLLYSQEGDDILDPFIGSGQTALVARKHGRFCIGYDIEETYLQLSMQRLASPPKERPYNLLPKVDKLAVTA; this is encoded by the coding sequence ATGCGGTCTCCCCATGACACCCCCCGCTCTCTAGGAAGAGAGGCCAAAATCATTGTCTGTTCTTGTCATTTATCATACAATCACCCCATACACCCCATACACCCCATAAACCTCATAGGAAAACAGCTGTTCGGTGATGACGTGCCACAAAGAAAAGACAAAACCATGCCCGTCAAAGACCATGGCATGACGGCTGTTGCCAAGCATAAGACACAAGAGGGTGTTTATGAAGGCCCGGGCTACAGATTCTATCACCAATCCGCTCTGACAATGGCGCATTGCGCCGACGACTCTATTGCACTCACAATAACATCGCCACCTTACTGGAATGCCATCGATTATGACGTGCATACATCGAGAGGGGCGGACGCATGGCATAGGAATAGGACATATGCCCGTTTCGGTCAGTCATTGGACGACTATATGGAGAACATCGACGCCGTGTTCAGGCGTGTTTTGCGCATCACCATCAAGGGCGGTTTTTGTGCCATCGTTGTGGGAACGATTTTGCATAAAGGCAAACATTTCCCCATTCCCATGCATATCACGCAACGCATGATGGAGAGTGGCTGGGAATTTCACCAAGACATCATTTGGAACAAAGTCACGGGCGGTGTGAAGCGCGCCGGCTGTTTTATTCAAAAGCCAAATTTCGGTTACTATTACCCAAATATCATGACCGAATATATCCTGATTTTTAGGAAGGCGGGCGCGCCCCGAAGGGGCGCGAAAAAAGCCCTCGACATCGACACGTTGTTTACGCGTGATATTGCCAATAATATCTGGCATATCGCCCCCATTCCTCCAAAGACAATCCCGCATCCATGTCCTTACCCCCAAGAAATTGTCAGGCGCTTGCTCCTACTCTATTCCCAAGAAGGCGATGACATCCTTGACCCGTTTATCGGCAGTGGCCAAACAGCATTGGTCGCCCGCAAGCATGGGCGATTTTGTATAGGCTACGATATTGAAGAGACATACCTGCAATTGTCGATGCAAAGGCTTGCATCACCGCCAAAAGAACGCCCTTACAACCTTCTGCCCAAAGTCGACAAGCTCGCGGTGACGGCATAA
- the coaD gene encoding pantetheine-phosphate adenylyltransferase, translating to MSTTKEGRRKAIYPGTFDPVTKGHVDIAMRACRLFDEVIFAVARGFKKKTLFSDVERVSMVRHEIETLTHGGMIDEGRCVTVVSFDGLLVDFAKQQGTHTIVRGLRAISDFEYELTMASANARLNSHIDTLFLMACEEQHFTSSRLVREIAALQGDVLPFVSSHVAMCLQKKMAAESP from the coding sequence ATGTCGACCACCAAAGAAGGAAGGCGCAAAGCCATTTACCCCGGCACTTTTGACCCCGTGACGAAGGGGCATGTGGATATTGCCATGCGGGCGTGTCGTCTTTTCGATGAAGTGATTTTTGCTGTTGCCCGTGGTTTTAAGAAAAAGACGTTATTTTCTGACGTGGAACGCGTCTCTATGGTGCGTCACGAGATCGAGACTCTCACGCATGGCGGCATGATAGACGAAGGGCGCTGTGTCACCGTTGTCTCTTTTGATGGTTTATTGGTTGATTTTGCCAAACAGCAAGGCACGCATACGATTGTTCGCGGGCTACGCGCCATATCGGACTTCGAGTATGAATTGACGATGGCGTCAGCGAATGCGCGCTTGAATAGCCATATCGACACCTTGTTTCTTATGGCATGTGAGGAACAGCATTTCACCTCGTCCCGTCTTGTCAGGGAAATAGCGGCGTTGCAAGGGGATGTGCTTCCTTTCGTGTCCTCCCATGTGGCGATGTGCTTGCAGAAAAAAATGGCGGCAGAGAGCCCATAA
- a CDS encoding SDR family NAD(P)-dependent oxidoreductase, whose amino-acid sequence MGKTRTRRPLYVFFGLGYTARALLSQMAGDGRFVATSRHIQHKEDRLIAGKHVTFYPFSSVPDSIFPCATHILSSVPPSESGDAVLRRYGASFSAYCSHCWYGYLSTVGVYGDYGGAWVDEESPLLTTQTRGRRRIIAEKAWQALAEMSCHVSIIRLPGIYGIGRCLFDRMINGTLRHLVKEGHVFSRIHVEDAARGILVLMHGERRQIIYNLCDDEPSESSHVLRYACRLAGVPVPPPEHVERAEKEGTLHPLTAQFYQGCRRVSNRRLKEEMNFSLRYPHYRAGLHALYAYHYRNRLTPMA is encoded by the coding sequence ATGGGAAAGACGAGAACACGACGCCCTCTTTATGTCTTTTTTGGGTTAGGCTATACCGCCCGCGCTCTTCTAAGTCAGATGGCAGGCGATGGGCGCTTTGTGGCCACGAGTCGCCATATCCAGCACAAGGAGGACAGGCTTATTGCGGGCAAGCATGTGACGTTCTACCCTTTTTCCTCTGTGCCAGACAGCATTTTCCCTTGCGCGACACATATCTTGAGTTCTGTGCCTCCTTCTGAGTCGGGTGATGCTGTGTTGAGGCGTTATGGCGCATCTTTCTCAGCCTATTGTTCCCATTGTTGGTATGGGTATCTCTCAACGGTAGGTGTGTATGGCGACTATGGTGGGGCGTGGGTGGATGAAGAGTCGCCTCTTCTCACAACGCAAACGCGAGGACGACGGCGTATCATAGCGGAAAAAGCATGGCAAGCCTTAGCAGAGATGTCGTGCCATGTGTCCATCATACGTTTACCCGGTATCTATGGCATAGGGCGATGTCTCTTCGATAGGATGATAAACGGGACTCTTCGCCATCTTGTGAAAGAGGGCCATGTGTTTTCTCGTATCCATGTGGAGGATGCGGCGCGGGGTATTCTTGTGCTGATGCATGGTGAGAGAAGGCAGATTATCTATAATCTTTGCGATGATGAACCCAGCGAGTCGTCCCACGTCCTTCGCTACGCCTGTCGTTTGGCGGGCGTTCCCGTCCCACCGCCAGAGCATGTCGAGAGGGCAGAGAAAGAGGGAACGCTTCATCCCCTCACGGCACAATTTTATCAGGGATGTCGCCGTGTCTCGAACAGGCGTCTCAAAGAGGAGATGAATTTTTCCCTACGCTATCCCCACTATCGCGCAGGCTTACATGCTCTCTATGCCTATCACTATAGAAATAGGCTGACGCCTATGGCATAA
- a CDS encoding undecaprenyl-diphosphate phosphatase produces the protein MTSSPLDISLFYLMALALLQGITEFLPVSSSAHLFLWGIISGKEQSIDIDIALHFGSFFAVALFCRHDIKALLHAVLARLRGQSHPHDPLLRFVLYGTIPLFCFGALLRYGFAIDSWRSLQYVAIANIVFALFLWCADRYGGTTRNIASLSRKHALMVGLCQSLALLPGVSRSGAVITASRLLHMSRAHALHGSFLLSMPALLGAMSLVFIDMAHDPRALSLSVLITSTAFSFITAFASLHLLTRWVRTFSFTPFVLYRLVLGATLLYLA, from the coding sequence ATGACATCCTCCCCCCTCGATATATCCCTGTTTTACCTTATGGCGCTTGCCCTTTTACAAGGAATAACGGAATTCCTGCCTGTATCATCCTCCGCCCATCTTTTTCTATGGGGGATTATCAGTGGCAAGGAACAGAGCATCGATATCGACATCGCCCTTCACTTTGGCTCTTTTTTCGCTGTCGCCCTTTTCTGTCGCCATGATATTAAGGCGCTCCTCCATGCTGTTCTTGCTCGTCTCAGAGGACAATCCCATCCCCATGACCCTCTGTTGCGCTTCGTTCTGTATGGGACGATTCCCTTGTTCTGCTTTGGCGCTCTGTTGCGCTATGGTTTTGCCATCGATAGCTGGCGAAGTCTCCAATATGTTGCCATTGCCAACATCGTTTTTGCTCTTTTCTTATGGTGCGCCGACCGTTATGGCGGGACCACGCGCAACATCGCCTCTCTCTCCAGAAAGCATGCGCTCATGGTTGGGCTCTGTCAATCCCTTGCCTTGTTGCCGGGGGTGAGCCGTTCGGGCGCTGTTATCACCGCATCGCGTCTCCTCCATATGTCGCGCGCCCATGCCCTCCATGGGTCGTTCCTGCTGAGTATGCCTGCTCTTCTTGGCGCCATGAGTCTCGTCTTCATCGACATGGCGCATGACCCGCGCGCCCTCTCTCTGTCGGTTCTTATCACCAGCACGGCCTTCAGTTTTATCACCGCCTTCGCCAGCCTCCATCTCCTCACAAGATGGGTGCGGACGTTTTCCTTCACGCCCTTCGTTCTCTATCGCCTTGTCCTTGGCGCGACGCTGTTATACCTTGCGTGA
- a CDS encoding N-acetyl-gamma-glutamyl-phosphate reductase: MPAVSPPIKHVALLGATGYTGIEMARLLDAHPFFHIDALSSQQHANRPLHSLWHGAPDTLPTLQTYEALQDAIEQGRYDVVFACLPHQTSHHILKSVSHKSLIIDLSADFRLNSAVLYETWYKNKHSAPAMLSDFVYGLTEIYRPQIQKTRLLANPGCYPTAALLPLLPLLLEGLVEPSPIIIDAKSGASGAGRQASTAFSFCEVSEDIRPYALEGHRHSAEIKEHIERASASTPKGHHKETPLHILFTPQVVACRRGILATIYCHAKRDITPQHITHALAQYFHDEPFVHVTTQQRIPSMREARHSNRCVIGVSPKSDGPWITLVSVIDNLLKGACGQALQNANLMCGYDETCGLPMTPPAL, from the coding sequence ATGCCTGCCGTCAGTCCCCCCATCAAACATGTCGCCTTGCTCGGCGCCACAGGCTATACAGGCATAGAGATGGCGCGCTTGCTGGACGCCCATCCATTCTTTCATATCGATGCTCTCTCGAGCCAACAGCACGCCAACAGACCGCTCCATAGCCTATGGCATGGCGCACCAGACACGCTCCCCACGCTCCAGACTTATGAAGCGCTACAAGACGCCATCGAACAAGGACGCTATGATGTCGTCTTCGCATGTCTCCCTCACCAAACCAGCCATCATATCCTTAAGTCTGTGAGTCACAAGAGCCTCATCATCGACTTATCTGCCGATTTTCGCCTGAATTCAGCGGTTCTCTACGAGACATGGTACAAAAACAAACATTCTGCTCCAGCCATGCTCTCCGACTTCGTCTATGGGCTGACAGAAATCTATCGCCCACAGATACAAAAGACGCGTTTATTGGCAAATCCCGGCTGTTACCCCACAGCCGCCTTACTGCCTCTGCTTCCTTTACTCCTTGAGGGGTTGGTCGAGCCTTCCCCCATCATCATCGATGCCAAGTCGGGAGCGTCAGGGGCGGGACGGCAAGCATCAACAGCCTTCTCCTTCTGTGAAGTGAGCGAAGACATCCGCCCCTATGCTCTCGAAGGACACCGCCATAGCGCTGAAATAAAAGAACATATCGAACGCGCCAGCGCCTCAACCCCCAAAGGACATCACAAGGAGACACCCTTGCATATCCTCTTTACGCCACAAGTTGTCGCATGCCGTCGCGGGATTCTGGCAACCATCTATTGTCACGCCAAACGAGACATCACGCCTCAACATATCACCCATGCGCTCGCCCAATACTTCCATGACGAACCCTTCGTCCATGTGACGACACAACAACGTATCCCCTCCATGCGTGAGGCGCGTCATAGCAATCGATGCGTTATCGGCGTCAGCCCGAAGAGTGATGGACCATGGATCACCCTTGTCTCTGTCATCGATAATCTCCTAAAAGGCGCATGCGGACAAGCCTTGCAAAATGCCAACCTCATGTGTGGCTATGACGAGACATGCGGTCTCCCCATGACACCCCCCGCTCTCTAG
- a CDS encoding anhydro-N-acetylmuramic acid kinase — protein sequence MTSFSPIHSIGLMSGTSADGIDVALLETDGEDQIKSKGSTHIPYEPHITSALLREASKGYAKKDDGLHALEEHLTTLHSTAVMALLQETGLTKKDIAVVGMHGHSISHRPAQRLSWQLGNGRALAQSVDIDVVCDFRQEDLRHGGEGAPFAPLFHHALLTRQRTAPTDRHDDVAWRDPVAIVNIGGVANVTVLDKGKIVHAFDTGPGCALVDDWIRHCGVLAGMDKDGAYGHKGHVHDTIISSMIAHPYFARRPPKSLDRYDFGIDGVRHLSIEDGAATLTAFTAKALAKGQEWGNSPWRSLVITGGGRHNHALLQKIEEHMGTCAIRVAEDIGWHGDVLEAQAFAWLAVRHLRQLPLSLPCTTGVSHAMRGGVLHRASA from the coding sequence ATGACATCTTTCTCACCAATCCATAGCATTGGCCTCATGAGCGGAACGTCAGCCGATGGCATCGATGTGGCGCTCCTCGAAACAGATGGGGAAGACCAGATAAAGAGCAAAGGGTCGACGCATATCCCCTATGAACCCCATATCACCTCCGCCCTGTTGCGTGAAGCATCCAAAGGCTATGCCAAAAAAGATGATGGTCTCCATGCCCTCGAGGAACATCTCACGACCCTCCATAGCACAGCTGTTATGGCGTTATTGCAAGAGACAGGTCTCACAAAGAAAGATATTGCCGTGGTCGGCATGCATGGCCATAGCATAAGCCATAGGCCCGCCCAACGCCTCAGTTGGCAATTGGGAAACGGGCGAGCGCTGGCACAGAGCGTGGATATTGATGTCGTCTGCGATTTTAGACAAGAAGATCTACGCCATGGCGGTGAAGGCGCGCCCTTTGCCCCGCTCTTTCACCATGCCTTGCTGACACGCCAACGCACAGCCCCTACCGATAGGCATGACGATGTGGCATGGCGCGACCCCGTGGCCATTGTCAATATCGGCGGCGTCGCCAATGTGACGGTGCTCGACAAGGGGAAGATTGTCCATGCCTTTGACACAGGGCCCGGGTGCGCTCTAGTGGATGATTGGATACGCCACTGCGGCGTCCTTGCGGGAATGGATAAGGATGGCGCTTATGGACATAAAGGCCATGTCCATGACACAATTATATCATCCATGATAGCCCATCCCTATTTTGCCAGACGTCCCCCTAAGTCTCTCGACAGATATGATTTTGGTATCGATGGCGTGCGTCATCTCTCCATAGAAGATGGGGCGGCGACATTGACGGCTTTCACAGCCAAAGCACTCGCCAAAGGACAAGAATGGGGAAACAGCCCATGGCGTTCTCTGGTCATCACGGGCGGTGGGCGACACAACCATGCCTTATTACAAAAGATAGAAGAGCATATGGGAACGTGTGCCATAAGGGTGGCGGAAGATATAGGCTGGCATGGCGATGTTTTAGAGGCACAAGCGTTTGCGTGGCTTGCTGTGCGTCACCTTCGCCAGTTACCCTTGTCCCTTCCTTGCACGACTGGCGTCTCCCATGCCATGCGTGGCGGCGTGTTGCATCGAGCATCAGCTTAA
- a CDS encoding ETC complex I subunit: MPVRIYKPCRSAMQSGRGNMKRWLLVHIPDAKIYHDPLTGWTGSESMTEQVSLSFASREEAIAYASREGLDYVVEKDVRDTSQPKRKRYADNFLMRYR, from the coding sequence ATGCCTGTGCGTATCTACAAGCCATGTCGGTCAGCCATGCAATCGGGGCGAGGCAACATGAAACGTTGGCTTCTTGTGCATATTCCCGACGCGAAAATCTACCATGATCCATTGACGGGATGGACGGGAAGTGAGTCCATGACAGAGCAGGTATCCCTCTCTTTTGCGAGCCGTGAAGAGGCCATTGCGTACGCGTCCCGCGAAGGTCTCGACTATGTTGTGGAGAAGGATGTGCGCGACACATCCCAACCTAAGCGCAAACGTTATGCCGATAACTTCCTCATGCGTTATCGCTGA
- the pqqA gene encoding pyrroloquinoline quinone precursor peptide PqqA — protein sequence MAWMTPEITEVSVGLEINSYACAEV from the coding sequence ATGGCTTGGATGACACCTGAAATCACCGAAGTGTCTGTTGGTCTGGAGATCAACAGCTATGCTTGCGCCGAGGTCTAA
- the pyrF gene encoding orotidine-5'-phosphate decarboxylase: MKNINGTGSHHAPHERPSLTPRERLIVALDGTLDEARALVASLGEDVVFYKIGWRCFLQGGWDVVHEIIRGHKRLFLDLKIHDIDATVRLALHHVPSSVALMTLYGNGDTMRAACEGRGSNKTPALLSLTWLSSMDEKDFQCLAGAQCSLTDFVIERALSAYDAGADGVIASGDHIGMIRHVLAKRALAKRALAKRALAQQKKTRPFLIVAPGVRMADESRDDHKRALTPYEAIKQGADYIVMGRSIARCLPERRVGFVRDIIRDIKSALEEREAKTDTQHAPYPPMDKMTGDSYGDNVS; the protein is encoded by the coding sequence ATGAAAAATATCAATGGCACAGGGTCTCACCATGCCCCTCATGAACGCCCATCGCTCACCCCCCGTGAACGTCTCATTGTCGCCTTGGATGGCACATTGGACGAGGCGCGCGCTTTGGTGGCGTCTTTGGGGGAGGATGTCGTCTTTTACAAAATAGGGTGGCGTTGTTTTTTGCAAGGGGGGTGGGATGTCGTCCATGAGATAATACGTGGCCATAAGCGCCTCTTTCTCGACCTAAAAATCCACGATATTGACGCGACGGTGCGTCTTGCCTTGCACCATGTCCCTTCCTCTGTGGCGTTGATGACCCTCTATGGCAATGGCGATACCATGCGTGCGGCTTGTGAGGGACGTGGGAGCAACAAAACGCCTGCCCTCTTATCCTTGACGTGGCTTTCGTCGATGGATGAGAAGGACTTTCAGTGCCTTGCGGGTGCGCAATGCTCACTGACAGATTTTGTCATTGAGCGCGCCTTGTCCGCCTATGATGCTGGCGCTGATGGCGTCATTGCCTCTGGCGACCATATTGGGATGATTCGTCATGTGTTAGCGAAAAGGGCGTTAGCGAAAAGGGCGTTAGCGAAAAGGGCGTTAGCGCAACAAAAAAAGACGCGCCCCTTTTTGATTGTGGCGCCGGGGGTGAGAATGGCGGACGAGTCTCGGGATGACCATAAGCGCGCCCTCACCCCCTATGAAGCCATCAAGCAAGGCGCGGACTATATCGTCATGGGGCGTTCCATTGCCCGATGTCTGCCTGAGAGACGTGTCGGTTTTGTCAGGGATATTATCCGTGATATAAAAAGTGCTCTAGAGGAGAGAGAGGCGAAGACGGACACACAGCATGCGCCCTATCCCCCTATGGACAAGATGACAGGAGACTCGTATGGTGACAATGTATCGTAG
- the gyrA gene encoding DNA gyrase subunit A codes for MEKGEGGGDQITSVDIKEEMERSYLDYAMSVIVARALPDCRDGLKPGQRRILYAMAEAGYTQGKPPRKSARIVGDVMGKYHPHSGDAIYESMVRMAQDFSMRLPLVDGQGNFGSMDGDAAAAMRYTEARLASSASALLDDIDHDTVDFKDNYDGTHKEPEVLPAQFPHLLVNGAGGIAVGMATNIPPHNLNEVIDACCLVLDNDAVSLEEVMGTLKGPDFPTGGIIVGTEPIVTAYETGKGAITVRALCHIETHDKTKRGGRPTSSIIVKQIPYQVNKARLIEHIATLARQKHIHGISDLRDESDRDGVRVVIDIKRDSNATIVLNQLYQKTALQMSFGMNMLVLREGRPQMMPLLEHFRAFLAFRRHVVTRRTAFLLGKRRATAHALIGFHVALESIDDVIGMIRNAQNTEEAHHALCKKAWTTSSMLRGLLERVGEGERLDKDGTTYHLSSRQAKAILELRLHRLTALERHKIKDDLEKAADDIDMYLLILNDKNRLDNVVRQEMESVKERFGHERITRISGHVEPLEEKDLVQSEDIVITLSHKNYIKRVPRASFRAQKRGGKGRSGMKVGEEDTVVNVWDANTRMNVLFFSNKGMVYQLEAHQLPEGTPQSKGRSLMNVLPLAQGERITSLMVLPEDEKQWNDKDIFFATAQGMVRRNHMSDFSHLMARGKIAMKLREGDSLVGVSLCDNSQDVFLATKKGQCIRFAVSRIRVFTGRMSSGVSGMKLGQGDGVVSLSMLRHGGDTDSHEELILTMTDTGLGKCSSSRDYREANRGGKGIINIALEDKDTACVVASYVVSKDDDIILMGEQGTCLRMSMKDVRIAGRATRGVRLLKMAQDERIVSAAVMAYNDAPSSSSQEAGL; via the coding sequence ATGGAGAAGGGCGAAGGGGGGGGAGACCAAATAACGTCGGTCGATATCAAGGAGGAGATGGAACGCTCCTATCTCGACTATGCTATGAGTGTCATCGTGGCGCGTGCTTTGCCTGATTGTCGCGATGGCTTGAAGCCCGGTCAGAGGCGCATTCTGTATGCTATGGCGGAGGCTGGATACACGCAAGGCAAGCCCCCGAGAAAGTCAGCGCGTATCGTTGGCGATGTCATGGGAAAATATCATCCCCATAGTGGCGATGCCATTTACGAGTCTATGGTGCGTATGGCGCAAGATTTTTCCATGCGTCTTCCTTTGGTTGACGGGCAGGGTAATTTTGGCTCTATGGATGGTGATGCCGCTGCTGCGATGCGTTATACGGAGGCGCGCCTTGCCTCATCGGCATCGGCTCTCCTTGACGATATTGACCATGACACGGTGGATTTTAAAGACAATTATGATGGGACGCATAAAGAGCCAGAGGTGTTACCCGCCCAATTTCCCCATTTGCTCGTCAATGGCGCTGGGGGTATCGCTGTAGGCATGGCGACAAATATCCCGCCACATAACCTGAACGAAGTGATCGATGCGTGCTGTCTGGTCTTAGACAATGATGCGGTCTCCCTTGAGGAGGTCATGGGCACGCTCAAGGGGCCAGACTTCCCCACGGGGGGCATCATTGTCGGCACAGAACCCATTGTGACAGCCTACGAAACAGGCAAAGGGGCTATTACCGTGCGCGCCCTCTGCCATATCGAGACGCATGATAAAACAAAGCGCGGGGGGCGGCCAACGTCGAGCATTATCGTCAAACAGATTCCCTATCAAGTCAATAAGGCGCGCCTCATAGAGCATATCGCCACCCTTGCCCGCCAGAAGCACATTCATGGCATTTCTGATTTGCGTGATGAATCCGATAGGGATGGCGTGCGTGTCGTCATTGACATCAAACGTGATAGCAATGCCACCATCGTCCTCAACCAATTATACCAAAAGACAGCGCTCCAGATGTCTTTTGGCATGAATATGCTTGTCTTGAGAGAAGGGCGTCCTCAGATGATGCCGTTGCTGGAGCATTTTCGGGCATTTTTAGCCTTTCGTCGCCATGTCGTCACACGCCGCACGGCCTTTTTATTGGGAAAAAGGCGGGCGACTGCCCATGCTCTCATCGGTTTCCACGTGGCGTTGGAGTCCATCGATGATGTGATAGGCATGATTCGCAACGCTCAAAATACGGAAGAAGCACACCATGCCTTATGCAAGAAGGCATGGACAACGTCGTCTATGCTACGAGGCTTGCTGGAAAGGGTGGGCGAAGGTGAACGCCTCGACAAAGATGGCACGACCTATCATTTATCGTCCCGCCAAGCGAAGGCCATTCTCGAGTTGCGTCTTCATCGTTTGACGGCTCTCGAACGCCACAAGATTAAAGACGACCTAGAGAAGGCGGCTGACGATATCGACATGTATCTCCTCATCCTTAACGATAAGAATCGTTTGGATAATGTTGTGCGTCAAGAAATGGAGAGTGTGAAGGAACGCTTTGGCCATGAGCGCATCACCCGTATCAGCGGCCATGTCGAACCCCTTGAGGAAAAAGACCTTGTGCAGAGTGAAGACATTGTCATCACCTTGAGCCATAAGAATTATATCAAACGTGTGCCGCGCGCGTCTTTCCGCGCTCAGAAGCGCGGTGGCAAGGGACGTTCGGGGATGAAAGTTGGTGAAGAAGATACCGTCGTCAACGTATGGGATGCCAATACCCGTATGAATGTGCTGTTTTTCTCGAATAAGGGCATGGTCTATCAGCTGGAGGCACATCAATTGCCTGAAGGGACGCCTCAAAGCAAGGGACGTTCGCTCATGAATGTTCTTCCCTTAGCCCAAGGTGAACGTATCACCTCCCTGATGGTCTTGCCAGAGGACGAAAAACAATGGAACGACAAAGATATTTTCTTTGCCACGGCTCAAGGGATGGTGCGGCGTAATCATATGTCTGATTTTTCTCATCTCATGGCGCGGGGCAAGATCGCCATGAAATTGCGAGAGGGTGACTCGCTCGTTGGTGTTTCTCTCTGTGATAATTCCCAAGATGTTTTTCTGGCGACAAAAAAGGGCCAATGTATACGTTTTGCGGTGTCGCGCATTCGCGTTTTTACTGGGCGCATGTCCTCTGGCGTATCGGGCATGAAGTTAGGACAAGGCGATGGTGTTGTCTCTCTCTCGATGTTACGGCATGGCGGTGACACGGATAGCCATGAGGAATTGATTTTAACCATGACCGATACAGGACTTGGGAAATGCTCTTCTTCCCGTGACTATCGGGAGGCAAACAGAGGAGGAAAAGGGATTATCAATATCGCCTTAGAGGACAAGGACACGGCATGTGTCGTGGCGTCTTATGTTGTCTCGAAGGATGACGACATTATTCTTATGGGCGAACAAGGGACATGTTTACGCATGAGTATGAAAGATGTTCGTATTGCGGGACGCGCCACCCGTGGTGTGCGTCTGTTAAAAATGGCACAAGATGAGCGTATTGTCTCGGCGGCGGTGATGGCGTACAATGACGCGCCTTCCTCCTCTTCTCAAGAAGCGGGTCTGTGA
- a CDS encoding response regulator transcription factor — MRRRTDHRIIALIDDDRNILASLSLTLENEGYGVKMWHDGQTALHALLKEPVDLVVLDIKMPSMDGITCLRELRRHSSVPVIFLTSKDGEESEIEGLEQGADDYIRKPFSQSLLLKRIEALLRRSLLHQQETRKEAQKKATPLHIDTERHLCTWKGLHVALTVTEFLIVQTLARTPNAVISRDQLLDAAYGYASYVEGRLIDHHIKRIRKKFRDKDPQFNAIDTLYGLGYRYKDHKA, encoded by the coding sequence ATGCGTAGAAGAACAGACCATCGTATTATCGCCCTCATCGATGATGACCGCAATATCCTTGCGTCCCTGTCCCTCACGCTCGAGAATGAAGGCTATGGCGTGAAAATGTGGCATGACGGACAAACAGCCCTCCATGCCCTCTTAAAAGAGCCCGTGGATCTCGTTGTCCTCGACATCAAAATGCCGTCTATGGATGGTATCACGTGCTTGCGTGAATTGAGACGCCATTCCTCAGTCCCTGTGATTTTCCTCACATCGAAGGATGGCGAAGAGAGCGAAATTGAGGGGCTCGAGCAAGGCGCTGATGACTATATACGCAAACCCTTCTCACAATCTTTGCTCCTGAAACGTATCGAGGCGCTGCTGAGACGAAGCCTCTTACATCAGCAAGAAACACGTAAAGAGGCACAAAAGAAGGCAACGCCCCTGCATATAGACACAGAACGCCACCTCTGCACATGGAAGGGCCTGCATGTCGCCCTCACCGTGACCGAATTTCTCATCGTCCAAACCCTTGCGCGCACACCCAATGCCGTTATCAGTCGCGACCAGCTCCTCGATGCGGCTTATGGCTATGCCTCTTATGTAGAGGGACGTCTCATCGACCATCACATAAAGCGCATACGCAAAAAATTTCGTGATAAAGACCCTCAATTCAACGCCATCGATACGCTCTATGGCCTTGGCTACCGCTATAAAGACCACAAGGCGTAG